DNA from Haloplanus sp. HW8-1:
TCACAGCTCGCTACGGGCCCAGTCTCGAGTAGCGCCAGCGCTGGGCGTCGATTAACCAACAGCCTGCGCATTTCCCCGCGCTTTGTTGGTTAAGGCTGTGACCTCCTCGAACCCCGGCGCCAGTCTCGTAGGAGTCTTTCCGCGCCGGCGAGCGGTGAGGCGCTTCCGATGGAGCAAGATTTCAAACAAGGCTACCGGATGCATCGTGTACTCAGTAATCTCAACCGGCTCGATGTCGACCGGTTGGACGACGCGGATCGAGAGCGAGTCGAAACCGCGAGAGAACTCCTAGAAGAGGTGAGCATTCTCACGCGACCGGGCGACGGAGCCGGGGAGGATGCCCACGCAGACTCCTAACTGGAGTCGCCGGCCACACCTCGTCGGGAGGCACCTCTCGCGTCGGTTTATCGCCCCCGACAGGGGTGCGGGGGCGACCCCGTGAAGTCCAGATATGGCGACACTACAAGCTGCGACGACGTCGACTGGCGCACTCGTATCGAATCCACAGGCAGTCCGCGAGCTCTGTGAGAGCTACTGCTTCGGAACGCTCAACTGGGAAGTCACCGAGGACGGAGAGCTCACTATCTGGGGACACGACGACTTCGAGGTGTACGAAGCGCGGGAGAACGGTCTCCCGGACTACGAGGGCGGTATCGTGACCTATGAATTCCTGCGAGAACTCGCCGATCATCTCGAAGGCAACGAGGAACTCGACATCCAAACAGCGGGGTTTACGAAGTGTCGCTTCCCAGTGCTGGCGAAGCGGTACGTCGTTCGTGACGGCGAAGTCCTCCACGCGGACCTCAGTTCCCCCGAACCAATCGACGAGTAGCGTTGTTCGTCCCCCGGAAGGGGTGCGGGGCGATCCAGTCGCAGTCGCCCCGTGAGGTGAGTGTTCAAATGGGTCACCGCGCACTCGTTGCGTATGAACGCACAGACGGACAGTACACGCTCCACTACAGCCATTGGGGGGCAGCGAACCTGAAGCTCAAGCACCGAATCTCGGCTGAGTCGCCGTTCGGTGGCGACAACACCGACTCCAAGTGGGCGAAACAGCTCCTCGCAGAGCTTGCCGATGGCCTCGAGGCAGATGCCGTCGACGGCTACCTCGCCGGCGAGGACCGACCGTCGACGGTCGTCGAACCGAAGCCCCGCGCCACCGGGCTCACCCTCGACGAGATCGTCGCTGACCATCTCGACTACCTCCACCACGAGGCGTTCTTCGTGGTGTCGACGACGTTCGAGGTGACCGCCTATCGGACGCTGTGGTTCGGGCTCCAGTACGACTCGGAGACGGTCGAACAGGGAAAGACCGTCGGGAACGGCGCGCTCGCGACGGTGCGCTGGTACGACGGCGAGCCGGTCGGCGACGGCCACCTGCAGGGACAGTTCGCGGCCCTCAAAGACGTCGTCGGCGACATGATCGACAAGGGCGTCTTCACGCCGTCGACGGCGAGACAGTACCTGAAACGGAAGGTGGCCGAGCTCATCGTCGTTCCGAAGTCGCGGGCGGTGATCGACGCGATACCCGAGGACCTCGTGCTCGGGTATTCACGGGGATACGCCGACCGCCTGGCCCACGAGTTCTCCGACCCAGCCGATTGGAGAGGGCGACGTGTCCACATCCTCGGCGGGAGTCCGCCCAAGCAGCTCGACGCCATTCGACAGCTGACCAGACCGATACTCACGGACGAGCCACCAGCCGACATCGTCGGTGTCGACTGGAACGGACTGCATCGCGGCGCACAGTTCGGTGAGTTCTGGACGGCCGACGGCTGGGACGACAGCGGTCGCGACGCCGACCACGTTACCGTGCGAAAAACGGTGCGCCATAGTCTCGCTCGCATCCGCGAGTTCTGGCAGTCAAATGGGATCTGGCCCGAGACGACACCAGAGGACGCTGGGTTACACTTCGAGTACGAGGGACCGAGTCCTGCCGATCTCGAACAGGCAGCTTGTACCGAATGCGGAGCGAACGTCTGGCGAACACGTCGCGGCCCCTTCGTCGCTGAATACGATACCGGTGCAGTCTGTGGGTACTGCAGTTACGAGTGCTACTTCACCCATCGCCATCGGAACGACCTCGAGGAAATCGCTGGCGAACAGAGTGTCTACATCCCTCCAGCGTGACGCAGCGTGCTGTTTTTCGAGCCCGGGGAGAGGGCGGAGGCTCGGTCGTGAGCCTTCGTCCAGAGGTGACTTTCCGTGAGCCAGCAACAAACTGCAGACGACGTTTCAGTCGATGAGATTCCAATCGATATCTCGAACACCCAGTCCGGGGAGATAGAACCAGCCGACGTCCCCGACGAAATCGAATCGATCACCCGTGGTCTAGCGAGCGAACAGCCGCCGACGAATCCGCTGGTCGTGCTGAAAGCGGCCCGATGGTGGTACATTCACGGCAAGGGCGGCACGGATCCCGCCTTCCAGTGGGCCATTGAGTGGGCACGTCACCTTGCGACCGAAACGCCTAGCGACGTTGAGCGGTTCGACGAGTTCCTCGAGTACCTCGTCACGGTCGGCTTCGCTGAGGAGCGATCAACGCTTCGATAATCAGATCTCGTAGCACGCGACATCTTCGGCACCGCAAGTTGGACACTCATCAGCACCCTCTGAGAGTGTCTTTCCACAGTGCCGACACTCCCACACCGTCGACGACTTCCCCTCGACGGCTTTGCGGAGTGTAGTCAGTATCCCCATTCGGGCGAGGTGAGGTCCCCTCGGTTGTTAACACTATCCTCTAACTCCCGCCCCCACTTAAACAAAATTCGCGGAGAGCTGTTTTTGCTGCGCCCCTGAGGGGTGCGGCGCGTTCTCAACTGCCGCAGCCACGGTGAATACAATGGCTACGATCAGAGACTCGTCGGTCTCCTTCGAGCAGACCGACACGCGATCCGACGAGATGAACAGTACGATCAAACAGTGGATCGACGACCTCGTCGCCGGCGTCGACGACGCGCAGGCTAGCGCGGAGTTCCAGGAGTGGCTTGACGTCCAGAGTCGCTTCCACGACTACTCGTATCGGAACACGCTCCTCATCAAGCGGCAGTGTCCCGAGGCGACGAAAGTCGCCGGCTACCGGACGTGGCAGGAGGAGTTCGACCGTCACGTCACGGAGGGTGAGTCGGCCATCTGGATCTGGGCGCCAATCATCGCGAAACAGTGCCCGGAGTGCGAGAACTCGCCGAGCTACCACGAGGAAAGCGATTGTGAGTACGACGAGACACCGCCCGAAGGGTGGTCCGAGGGGCTGGTCGGGTTCAAGCCCGCGCCGGTGTTCGACATCTCCCAGACCGAGGGCGAACCGCTTCCCGATCTGGACACGGAAGCGACTGGGGACGCCGGCGACCTCGTCGAACAGTTGACTGCCGCCGCTGATGAACTCGGCGTGACGGTGCGAATCGTTCCAGCCGAGGAGTGGACGCACGGCGAGGCGAAGGGCATCTGCGAGCAGCTGAGTCTCGTCGATATGCAACCGCGGGTTGAGGTGCGTGATCGGGAGAATGAGGCCGACCTTGCGCGGACACTAATTCACGAGTACGCACACGCCCTGCTCCACTTCGACGTCGACGACGACACCGAGCGGGCGAAACGCGAAGTCGAGGCCGAAGCCGTCGCCTACATCGTCGGGCGGTACTGGGGGCTGGATACCAGTGGGTCGGCGTTCTACCTCGCTGCGTGGGAGTCGGACGATCCCGAGATCGTTCGCGACCGTCTCGACCGGATCAGTTCCACAGCAGAAGAGCTCATCGACGTGCTCGAAGACGGCGTTTGAATCCTTAACCAACGCACGGTTCCACACCCCAATTCCGTTGGTTAAGTCTGCTCGTCTCCGTCGTCCGCGGCAGTCGCAAGGCTAAAGCAGGCCCGTGTTTATACTCTATGTAAGAAACGCAGGTATGAGCGCCATAGAACAATCGCAAAATATACGCCAGGGCCTCTCGACTCGAGAAAGTCGACTCCTTGCACGACTCGCTGGCGCGGGTCACCAGATCATCTCCGTCGACGACATCGAGACGACGCTGGAGGTCCCCCCAAACACCGCCCGCGAGATCGCCTCCCGGCTCACCGAGAAGGGCTGGCTCGGCCGGCTCTTCCCGGGCACGTATCTCATCATTCCACTCACTGCCGGCGAGGAGGCCGTGTACACCACCCACGAGTACCTCATCGCCGCCCACGTCGCCGAGCCGATGTACATCGGCTACTACAGCGCCCTCAGCCACCACGGGCTGACCGAACAAGTACCTCGGACGGTGTACGTCGTCACGCCGACCCGAGCGCAAAGCAGGGAGATCCACGGCGTCCCGTACCGCGTCACGACAGTCACTGAGCAGAAATTCTTCGGCTGTGAGCCGACATCGGTCGAGGGCACGACCGTTCAGGTCAGCGACCTGGAGAAGACGCTGGTCGACTGTGCGGACCACCCCGAGTTCTGTGGTGGCCTTCGGGAACTCGCAACCGCGATGCGCACCGCCGACGACCGGGGTTGCGACTGGGACACAGTCGGCGAGTACCTCGAGCGCCTCGACAACGGCGCGGCGACCAAGCGGATCGTCTACCTCGCCGACCAGCTCGGCATCGGCCTCCCCGCCCGCGAGGAACTCGTCACGTCGTTCACGAGTGGATACTCGCTGCTGGACCCGACGCAGCCAGAAACGGGCTCGACCGACAGTACGTATCGCCTCCGGATCAACATCACGCCAGCCCAACTGGAGGCGACGGAGTCCTAACCGGATCACTCGCGAAGCAGAGCACCTGGCTACCTGATGCCACTATTTATTTATACGTCGTTGCACAAAATCAGATAGTGTCTGAAATGGCGAAACAGGATATAACGATCTGTATCGATGCGTATCCCGACCCGGACGCCGACGTTTTTCGCATCGGCGCCGCGGACGACATCCTCCGCCTGCTCGCTGACGCCCACGACACGGAGTTCTCGATTCCCGAACTCGTCGACGCCACGGGTGTGACTCGCTCGACGGTCTGGCGGGCCGTCGACCTCCTCGACAGTATCGGTGCCATCCAGATTCGAGAAACACCTCAGCGCAACTACGTCGCGATCGACCCAGACCGTCTCCAGAAGGACGATCCGATCCTCGCTGTCCCCCAGTCGGAATTCCACGCGCCGATCCGAGCATTCGTCAACCGCGTCCAAGCCACGACCACCGACACCGACGACATCAACGATCTCCTCGGTATCGTCATCTTTGGAAGCGTCGCCCGCGGGGAGGCAGACCGACAGAGCGATATCGACTGCTTCGTGGTCGTCGATGGCGACCGGACGACAGCCCGCCAGCAGATTACCGACGTCGTCGCCGATCTCCAGTCCGAACAGTTCGGCGGTGACCGATTCGTGTTTGAACCGTACGTCGAGTCCGCAGAGAGCGCTGGGAGAGCCGGATCGAAACTCCGCGAGATCTTCGCCGAGGGGATTACGGTATCCGGGAGCGACCGCCTCGACGCGCTCCGCAAGGAGGTCATCGCCGATGAGTAGTACGCGCATCGAGACCCTCATCGACGAGGTCCAAGCCGCATTTGATCGCTGTCCAACGGACATCGAAGCCGGGCTCGATGTCGAGGACGCCGCCCTGCTCCAGCTGCGGAAGGCCTGTCGCTTGCTCGCCGGCGCTGAGTCCCTCCAGGATGCCAGCTACTATACGCTCGTTATCGAAGCGTCGTTTGTCGCCATCGAACGCACCGTCGAATTTCGGCTTCTCGAGCGCGGCACGATGCAGCCGGATGGTCTTCCCGGCACGCATCCTGGTGTCTATCGGGAGGCTGCAGCGGCCGGTGTCTTCGGGGAATCGATAGCCGCGGACCTCGCGGATCTCTGGCGCGACCACCGGGCCAAAACGTACTATCAGGACGGACTGGCCTCTGCAGCGCGTGCCGACGCGATGTACGAGCTCGCCACCGAGATTCATGCATACGTTACTGGACGGTCTCGACAGGGCCACGAGTGCCTCTGCGGAGAGACGACGTAGCGAATTCGGTCTGCCAGAAGACGACAGTAGGTGAGTCAGGTTAACCAACGCGGGAGGTGATATCACGAATCTGTTGGTTATGTTTTTGCGCCCGCCGAGGGGCGGAGGCGCATTCCGACCTCCGTCGAATGATGACTGAGGACTATCTCACAACGATCCTTGAGGAAGCCGAGCACGTCGCGGAGCAGCACGACCAGGTCGCACGCACGGCGGACAACCAAGCCCACGAGTGGCTTCGATACGCCGTCCTCCGGATACTCGAGGGGCAGACAGACCACCTCCCGACGAACTGGACGCCGACCGACGGCGTCACGGTCGGCTACGGCACCGACGACGCGATGTTCGACAGCTGGGGCTCTAACGAAGACTGGTGGGAGACCGTCCCGCCGCAGGAGGCGTGTACACGCTTCCGGGTGTTCTTCTCGGACGACCACCAGACGGTTCCCCGTGACATCGTCGACGTGATGGCCGCGCTCGGTGCCTGGCGCGTCTGGACAGGGAGCGCAGCCGCGTGCGGTTCCTACGATCATCGCGAGCGCCGCGAGGTCCACTACCTCTGGCCGGAAGGCCATCCGGTAGAGGAAGTACTTCACAAGCGGCTCAGTGGCCCTGCGGAAGCCGTCGCGCCGGACGGAGGCCGAACGGGCGACGTTCGCGACCGACTGGTCGTCGACGAGAACGCAGAGTCACAGGACGATCTCGAGCCCCGCACGAAGCGTGCTGTCGCCGAAGCGATGGACGTCTCACTCCTCTCGAAAGGTGGCCGCTACGAGGTACAGTCCGCGTCCGGCAACAGGTACGAAGTCGACGTTATCGATGAGTCGTGTACCTGTCCCGACTGGCAACAGCGCTCACCAGAAGGCGGCTGCAAGCATCTGCGTCGCGTCGACCACGATATCAAACGAGGCCGCGTCCCCCGTCCAGATGGTCGCCTCCCATCACAGCTGTGACCCCCGCCTTCTCACCACCAGTTTAACCGGTTCAAGCAGTTTACTTCAGAGTAAACTACTTAGGTAGATTTGGTCGAATATTCTGCTATGGATGACAGCCTTGGTGACGGTGCCGAGACGACACCACGGGAACTCCTCCACTTCATCACCCAACAGACACGGTTCACGCTGATCAACAACATCCTCCAGCACCCCGACCAGCTTCCTTCGATGTACGAGCTCGAGGAGCTCAACCCCAGCGTGAGCGAGGCTACCGTGTACAAGCACATCCAGAAACTGATCGACGCCGGCATCGTCAAGGAGGTCAGCCTTGATGATGATCAGCGCCGGCAGGGGTATCCCTGGAAGTTCTACGGGCTCACGGAGGTGGCTCGGGAATTTCTGAAGACGCACAATCTGCTCGCCGCCGAGGAGACGCTGCAGCAGATTTACGACGCCATTTCCGACAAGCCCGAGAAGATGGTCAAGTACGAGAACGCACCCCGTCCAGCCGACACCTAATCACGTCTCCGAATCTGGAGCGAGGGATCTCAGGTCTAGATCGTCCTTGAGCTTACTATTACAGTAATTTATTTGACTGTTCCCAGAATATTGGTACCTGCTAGATGTACGAACCGTTTGATGAGACAGCTGCTAGAGTGTTGCTCGCAGTTAATCCTGGAGATTCTATCCGAACGGTAGCACAACATCTCCACAGCCCCTACGAAACGGTTCGACAGACAGTCAATCAGTTAGAGGATGCAGGGTATCTTCGGTATGATGACGGATTGTTCCTGACCAACGATCGCGTCGTTGAGGCGGCACGAGACCTGCTGGCCACGAGTGCAGCCGTGAACCCACCGTCCATCGAAGAGGCGTATGTGCTCCCACAGTTTGGTGATTGGCCCTTCGCTTTTACACGAGTGGACGCTGTCTACGTGTGGACCCAAGGCGGCTATCAGGTCAGTCGCGATCCCGACGATTATCCGCTGTTTCTTGCCGTCCTCGAGGAGGATGTCGACGCCTGGCAGTGTTTTTTCGAACGATTTGGAATCCCGACAGGATTTGAGCGTCGACCGGAGGACTCGTTTGAAGGCCCTCTCCAAATCGTCCTCAACGAGCATTCAGTGCTCAACCCCGACCACGTCGAAGGATATCCAGTCATCTCTCGGGGCGAAACGATAGCGTTCATGCAGGAGCATTATGCGACGTTTCAGTCGGCACTTGCTATGCTCGATCGTATGTACGACGATCTCGATCTCGACGTTTCCTACCGTGAGTCAGAGAGAAAATGGTCGTGAGCTTCACAGCACCAATTGAGTTATCGACCTCCGCTACGGTGAGGTTTCTTTGATTGCCGCCGGTTTGACATCGACAGCGTCCTCCGGTTGCTATTTGTGAATAGTTTGCTATTCATACTCTTCAGCCCGTGACGGAGCGCTATCTGATTAACCAACAAATCTATGCCGGTACGCACTTTGTTGGTTAACACGAGGCGACCGCTGATGTCTTACGAGCCACCCAACCCGCCGGCGGAACTCCCGACAGACCTCGTCAATAGGCTCAACGAGTCTTCTTCTGAGCAGCTCCAGCACGTTGCCCGCTACGCTGAAGAGCTAGCTGAGCACAAAGCTCGCGAGGCACGTCTCGAAGAGGACTCAGATGAGAACGAAATCGAAGAGCGTCCCGACGATCTGCCGGACGACGTCCCGTCGAAAGCGACGATCACGATCAAGGAGATCAACGACAACCGCTACTACTACTGGCAGTGGCGAGAGGGAGACAAAGTCACGTCCAAGTATAAGGGGCCAGTCAATCCGGACGAATGAGAGGGCGATTCGTCCGTTTATAGAGTTCCCACACCCCGTGTGCTATTTGATTTTGGTGCACTTGGAAAAGTTGTGACTACACACCCCTCGTCCAGAGTGAAAACAGTGGGAACGAGAAAGAATTTGAGATTAAATTAAGCCGATAATAGTCGATAGAGCCGTTTTTACGCACGAACAGTCGAACAGGGTTCCACAGTTGAAGCATGGTTTTCTATTTGAGACAGACCACACCCCTGATCACGAGTGTATCCACTGATAGGTTCTCATCACACACCCCGTGTGCAAAGTGTAAATGTGCCGTATTCCGACGATAGAGAGTTATTGGGCTGGTTTTGTATATTGAATATGGCCTACAATCCGTGGGATGACACAGACATACTGGACTCCGTGTAAGAGATGAATTGAGTAACAAGTCGAGCGGGAACACCCCATGTGCAAAATGAAATTCGAACGGTGAACATCAAGAGAGCCGGAGACTGAACCGATTTTCACTTCGATGACGGGGGGATGGTCGACCCTGCGTTTACACTTCGATGACGGGGGGTGTCAGACGTGCGGCTTGCACTTCGATGATGGGGGGGTGGAACAACTAAGTCCAATCACAGATGCGCAAATTCACATGAGGGCCGCCGATTTTGCGTTACACATCGATGACGGGGGGTCTTCCACCAGATGTACTTCGGTGATGGTCCTTACTGACGATCCGTGAAACAGCTGAATTCACGGGAAATATTGGATACAACGGGCGAATAAACATCGACGAGGGTTAATCTTTTTAATGCTCCGGCGTACAGCAGACATATGGCCGGTAGGGATCAAGAAGGGGCGGATCAATCCACCCTTGATGAAGGAACTAGTTCTACATCGGATGGACAGCAGTTAGAATCCGCCCGTGAGGATGCTGCCGGAGACTCAAGTCAAAATCAGGAATCGACTGAAGAGAGCCCTCAGCGGTCGATTCGTGATATGCTCGATGATGAGGGGGAGGCATCAGTTTTCGTCAACCGGGACCTCGTCGAGCCTGACACCATTATCGACGAAGAGCGAATCGTCGGCCGTGACGACCAGCTCGAGTCCGTCGTCTCGTTTCTGAAGCCGACTCTCCAAGGAAATCGGCCGCCGAATATGCTGCTGTACGGTCCCGCAGGGACAGGTAAGTCACTCATCATCGGGGCCGTCACGCAACAGATCATCGAGCTCTGTCAATCCAAAGGCGAACGTTTCGGCGTTGTCGATATCAACTGCCAGCCAATCAATACGCTCGATCAGGCCGTCTACGAACTCGTCCAAACTGTCGCCCAAGACGTTGGTACTGAAGTCGGAGTTCCAGAGACCGGCGTCTCGACGAAGCGCAAGTACCGACGTCTGTACGAACTCATCAACGAGCACTACGATTCAGTCATCTTCATTCTCGACGAGATCGATCTCTTGGTTGGCCGGCGCGAAAACGACGAACCCGCATACTCAAAGCTTCTCTATCAGCTATCACGGGCGAGTAACACGAATGAAATCGAAGGCCGCGTGTCCGTCGCAGCGCTGACGAACGATCCAAAATTCATGGAAGACATCGACGGACGTGCCGAGAGTTCATTCAATCCACGTGACGTCTACTTCCCTGACTACGACGCAAACCAGCTGCGCGAAATTCTCGAAAATCGACGCGATGCGTTCCGTCAAGATGCTCTCGAGGACGACGTGATTCCGCTCGTG
Protein-coding regions in this window:
- a CDS encoding DUF6735 family protein, producing MGHRALVAYERTDGQYTLHYSHWGAANLKLKHRISAESPFGGDNTDSKWAKQLLAELADGLEADAVDGYLAGEDRPSTVVEPKPRATGLTLDEIVADHLDYLHHEAFFVVSTTFEVTAYRTLWFGLQYDSETVEQGKTVGNGALATVRWYDGEPVGDGHLQGQFAALKDVVGDMIDKGVFTPSTARQYLKRKVAELIVVPKSRAVIDAIPEDLVLGYSRGYADRLAHEFSDPADWRGRRVHILGGSPPKQLDAIRQLTRPILTDEPPADIVGVDWNGLHRGAQFGEFWTADGWDDSGRDADHVTVRKTVRHSLARIREFWQSNGIWPETTPEDAGLHFEYEGPSPADLEQAACTECGANVWRTRRGPFVAEYDTGAVCGYCSYECYFTHRHRNDLEEIAGEQSVYIPPA
- a CDS encoding ImmA/IrrE family metallo-endopeptidase: MATIRDSSVSFEQTDTRSDEMNSTIKQWIDDLVAGVDDAQASAEFQEWLDVQSRFHDYSYRNTLLIKRQCPEATKVAGYRTWQEEFDRHVTEGESAIWIWAPIIAKQCPECENSPSYHEESDCEYDETPPEGWSEGLVGFKPAPVFDISQTEGEPLPDLDTEATGDAGDLVEQLTAAADELGVTVRIVPAEEWTHGEAKGICEQLSLVDMQPRVEVRDRENEADLARTLIHEYAHALLHFDVDDDTERAKREVEAEAVAYIVGRYWGLDTSGSAFYLAAWESDDPEIVRDRLDRISSTAEELIDVLEDGV
- a CDS encoding type IV toxin-antitoxin system AbiEi family antitoxin domain-containing protein, whose product is MSAIEQSQNIRQGLSTRESRLLARLAGAGHQIISVDDIETTLEVPPNTAREIASRLTEKGWLGRLFPGTYLIIPLTAGEEAVYTTHEYLIAAHVAEPMYIGYYSALSHHGLTEQVPRTVYVVTPTRAQSREIHGVPYRVTTVTEQKFFGCEPTSVEGTTVQVSDLEKTLVDCADHPEFCGGLRELATAMRTADDRGCDWDTVGEYLERLDNGAATKRIVYLADQLGIGLPAREELVTSFTSGYSLLDPTQPETGSTDSTYRLRINITPAQLEATES
- a CDS encoding nucleotidyltransferase domain-containing protein, with protein sequence MAKQDITICIDAYPDPDADVFRIGAADDILRLLADAHDTEFSIPELVDATGVTRSTVWRAVDLLDSIGAIQIRETPQRNYVAIDPDRLQKDDPILAVPQSEFHAPIRAFVNRVQATTTDTDDINDLLGIVIFGSVARGEADRQSDIDCFVVVDGDRTTARQQITDVVADLQSEQFGGDRFVFEPYVESAESAGRAGSKLREIFAEGITVSGSDRLDALRKEVIADE
- a CDS encoding MarR family transcriptional regulator, which produces MDDSLGDGAETTPRELLHFITQQTRFTLINNILQHPDQLPSMYELEELNPSVSEATVYKHIQKLIDAGIVKEVSLDDDQRRQGYPWKFYGLTEVAREFLKTHNLLAAEETLQQIYDAISDKPEKMVKYENAPRPADT
- a CDS encoding MarR family transcriptional regulator, with amino-acid sequence MYEPFDETAARVLLAVNPGDSIRTVAQHLHSPYETVRQTVNQLEDAGYLRYDDGLFLTNDRVVEAARDLLATSAAVNPPSIEEAYVLPQFGDWPFAFTRVDAVYVWTQGGYQVSRDPDDYPLFLAVLEEDVDAWQCFFERFGIPTGFERRPEDSFEGPLQIVLNEHSVLNPDHVEGYPVISRGETIAFMQEHYATFQSALAMLDRMYDDLDLDVSYRESERKWS
- a CDS encoding orc1/cdc6 family replication initiation protein codes for the protein MLDDEGEASVFVNRDLVEPDTIIDEERIVGRDDQLESVVSFLKPTLQGNRPPNMLLYGPAGTGKSLIIGAVTQQIIELCQSKGERFGVVDINCQPINTLDQAVYELVQTVAQDVGTEVGVPETGVSTKRKYRRLYELINEHYDSVIFILDEIDLLVGRRENDEPAYSKLLYQLSRASNTNEIEGRVSVAALTNDPKFMEDIDGRAESSFNPRDVYFPDYDANQLREILENRRDAFRQDALEDDVIPLVAAFAAQSHGDARKAIDLFRGAGDLADERREEVVTEDHVRESQEEIDKDRSLKLVEGLTTQKKISLYATAAVAYHSSRTGSSVPSPVGFKVYQWVTNELDADQMTRETYVKYVKELSTYGLISTSRKSRGRGGGMYMEFTFTGDPEAMMTRIVDDTRLEGIAQQEELLSSVVNAQLKEFHEE